Proteins encoded in a region of the Atopobium sp. oral taxon 416 genome:
- a CDS encoding trimeric intracellular cation channel family protein encodes MLDFLFTGASRGAAIPIPPWLDLTSVVVGALTGCIVAKKRNLDLVGFIALSILCGLGGGLLRDMVMQRGGVYMLDSHYAIPGTVIIALVTFFFPTPFFSNPAALEWSDILSVSLFAISGTDKAVVWGLNPWAVVLMGTLTAVGGGMLRDVFLGDIPRIFRKSNLYALCAVAGSLSYLFCVAIGFNKIVCALVCTLVTVGLRHTSMRYHIMSPTNVDLTPRVRSQVHRAESSVSRAERRMRKVRALRRAKRIDQHHRR; translated from the coding sequence ATGCTTGATTTTCTCTTTACCGGCGCCTCACGCGGCGCGGCAATCCCGATTCCTCCCTGGCTGGATCTGACCTCCGTTGTGGTCGGCGCCTTAACCGGCTGCATTGTGGCAAAGAAACGGAACCTCGATCTCGTCGGATTTATCGCACTCTCCATACTCTGCGGGCTCGGCGGCGGGCTCCTGCGCGATATGGTTATGCAGCGCGGCGGCGTCTACATGCTGGATTCCCACTACGCGATCCCCGGAACCGTGATCATCGCCCTTGTTACCTTCTTCTTTCCGACGCCGTTCTTCTCAAATCCTGCTGCGTTGGAATGGTCCGATATCCTCTCGGTGAGCCTCTTTGCGATCTCAGGCACCGATAAAGCAGTTGTCTGGGGATTGAATCCATGGGCCGTAGTCTTGATGGGTACGCTCACCGCCGTGGGCGGCGGCATGCTCAGGGATGTCTTTTTGGGTGACATCCCCAGGATCTTTAGGAAATCCAACCTCTACGCCCTGTGCGCCGTGGCAGGCTCCCTCTCCTATCTCTTCTGCGTCGCGATCGGCTTCAACAAGATTGTGTGTGCACTCGTCTGCACCCTGGTGACGGTGGGACTTCGCCACACCTCCATGCGCTACCACATCATGTCCCCGACCAATGTTGACCTGACTCCCCGCGTACGCTCGCAGGTCCACCGAGCGGAAAGCTCAGTCTCGAGAGCTGAACGGAGAATGAGAAAAGTGCGGGCACTCAGGCGTGCCAAGCGCATCGATCAGCATCACCGGCGCTAA
- a CDS encoding DUF4013 domain-containing protein has protein sequence MAYTRDRYITRSWEMLSHDKGWYKPLLVIPLALVVPVVGYLGVQGYRFEWARLTAWGLDTYPKQERVSCGKCIRSGWRVFVAGLGYFLVALLIGMFIFPDNPKTTPGLFELALAAIWVTIECVACLRAVIYQRFSAGYQINRVWDMLKHDFGNLLVIAGFYFLGHVMAMGVGTLLALSIAASNLSSIGYALMGLMSGTYPGAILRMLLSVTSLAPGLILAAYAYGLLDNVIRMVSINAVGLWMRQFEVANWKGSGDPLPTAAADKKQAEAAPRNPQAENQELPQEETPANPVGEAVPVNLAETPQQAPDVRPQQTAEAGDKETQTATLPMPRPPEDTDHPQK, from the coding sequence ATGGCCTATACAAGAGATCGCTACATCACGCGCTCGTGGGAGATGCTTTCCCATGACAAAGGATGGTATAAACCGCTGCTAGTAATTCCACTTGCTCTGGTGGTGCCGGTGGTGGGCTACCTGGGGGTTCAGGGGTACCGGTTTGAGTGGGCCCGGCTCACCGCTTGGGGCCTTGATACCTATCCCAAGCAGGAACGTGTGTCTTGCGGCAAATGCATCCGGAGCGGCTGGCGCGTCTTTGTCGCTGGATTAGGGTATTTTCTGGTCGCGCTGCTGATCGGCATGTTTATCTTCCCGGACAATCCCAAAACGACGCCCGGGCTCTTCGAGCTTGCCCTGGCGGCGATTTGGGTGACCATCGAATGCGTCGCTTGCCTGCGTGCGGTGATCTACCAGCGGTTCTCCGCCGGCTACCAGATCAACCGGGTCTGGGACATGCTGAAGCATGACTTCGGCAACCTTCTCGTTATCGCCGGCTTCTATTTTCTGGGGCACGTGATGGCGATGGGAGTTGGAACGCTCCTTGCCCTGAGCATTGCGGCTTCAAACCTTTCCAGCATCGGTTATGCACTCATGGGGCTGATGAGCGGCACCTATCCCGGTGCAATCCTGCGCATGCTTCTATCCGTCACCTCGCTGGCCCCGGGCTTGATCCTTGCCGCCTACGCGTATGGGCTGCTCGACAATGTGATCCGCATGGTGAGTATCAATGCCGTAGGGCTCTGGATGCGGCAGTTTGAGGTCGCCAACTGGAAGGGTTCAGGCGATCCGCTTCCGACCGCGGCAGCCGATAAGAAGCAGGCTGAGGCAGCACCTCGCAATCCGCAGGCAGAAAACCAAGAGTTGCCTCAGGAAGAAACCCCTGCAAACCCTGTTGGGGAAGCGGTCCCTGTAAATCTGGCTGAAACTCCTCAGCAGGCACCGGATGTACGTCCCCAACAGACGGCTGAGGCAGGCGATAAGGAAACACAGACTGCGACCCTCCCGATGCCACGGCCCCCTGAGGACACAGATCATCCGCAGAAATAG
- the rpsF gene encoding 30S ribosomal protein S6 → MKAYELLFFVDPATDEQTRAGVMKRAEVAITANGGKVDDVDNWGKRKLAYEIDGLTEGDYTLINFHANASDIAELDRILRINDAVKRHMIVARPDKD, encoded by the coding sequence ATGAAGGCTTATGAACTATTGTTTTTCGTCGATCCGGCTACCGACGAGCAGACACGCGCGGGTGTTATGAAACGTGCCGAGGTAGCTATCACTGCCAACGGTGGCAAAGTCGACGACGTCGATAACTGGGGCAAGCGTAAACTTGCTTACGAGATTGACGGCCTTACCGAGGGTGACTACACCCTCATCAATTTCCATGCTAATGCGTCCGATATCGCAGAGCTCGATCGTATCCTGCGCATCAACGATGCAGTCAAGCGTCACATGATTGTGGCCCGTCCTGACAAGGATTAG
- a CDS encoding single-stranded DNA-binding protein translates to MSINRVTISGNLTRDGELRATASGTSVLTFGVAVNDRRRNASGEWEDYPNFIDCVMFGTRADSLARYLTKGTKVCIDGKLRYSSWETDGQRRSRIEVIVNDLDFMSSRRNGNGDASYNQSSSYSGSDQAPAYGSRNQSESFAAPAPKPSTGGSSQDRPTQAPPSSDVYDEDIPF, encoded by the coding sequence ATGAGCATAAACAGAGTCACGATTTCCGGCAACCTGACACGCGACGGTGAGCTCAGGGCTACTGCGAGTGGTACTTCGGTACTGACCTTTGGAGTAGCGGTCAATGATCGGAGACGCAACGCTTCCGGTGAGTGGGAGGATTACCCTAACTTTATCGATTGCGTCATGTTCGGAACCCGTGCCGACAGCCTTGCTCGATATCTCACCAAAGGCACGAAGGTTTGCATCGATGGCAAGCTTCGCTACTCTTCGTGGGAGACTGACGGCCAGCGCCGCAGCAGGATCGAAGTCATCGTGAACGATCTTGACTTTATGAGCTCACGTAGAAATGGGAATGGGGATGCTTCATACAACCAGAGCTCTTCCTATAGTGGCTCAGACCAGGCGCCTGCCTACGGCAGCAGAAATCAAAGCGAAAGCTTTGCTGCCCCGGCCCCGAAGCCTTCAACAGGAGGGTCCTCTCAGGATCGTCCGACGCAGGCACCGCCTTCGTCCGATGTCTACGACGAGGACATACCGTTCTAG
- the rpsR gene encoding 30S ribosomal protein S18, translating to MRKSKDKSQDYQRQQHRKYCQFCKDGVDYIDYKDVQLLRKYTTDRSKIKPRRVTGACTQHQRALAIAIKRAREMALLPYAVSVVSNRGRGRNRDHD from the coding sequence TTGAGGAAGTCAAAGGACAAATCTCAAGATTATCAGCGCCAACAGCACCGTAAATATTGTCAGTTCTGCAAGGATGGAGTGGACTACATCGACTATAAAGATGTCCAGCTTCTCCGTAAGTACACGACTGACCGTAGCAAGATCAAGCCGCGTCGTGTGACTGGCGCATGCACGCAGCACCAGCGTGCTCTCGCAATCGCTATCAAGCGTGCCCGTGAGATGGCACTGCTCCCATATGCGGTGAGCGTAGTATCCAATCGTGGTCGTGGCCGCAATCGCGATCACGACTAA
- a CDS encoding DUF2232 domain-containing protein, with product MDDERDRHLNMGGGLVPYDTKPSDNQAPEPLRFGVFWCLAAGAVAGYIPVLASFAGAYGTCLCTYQKGWKRILAALISLLAPSVAIALLVPSLRVGDVVVPTLVGFAFGLLTAKKRLNGNTVALTSAAAVAMLIGSDAVSSAATGTTLSQNMASLINEAVSAANVGGDPQMQAMADRVRESLSLYWPLLYGVVAVVYGFCAWLGVVMFTHSVTFGSEYKVQFRTFEAPTWILAIMVVGFAIYIAQRNGTQMPREVVFIGLNLMQGARFFVVLQGLALTVWFLASHGVGKFGQALAFIFGIQLEYSFFVMSVFGFVDGLAHFRDWPKKDKSDGQA from the coding sequence GTGGATGATGAGAGAGACAGACATCTGAATATGGGAGGCGGACTTGTGCCGTATGACACAAAGCCGTCGGATAATCAGGCTCCTGAGCCGTTGCGCTTTGGGGTGTTCTGGTGTCTGGCTGCAGGTGCAGTCGCAGGGTATATCCCGGTGCTGGCAAGTTTTGCCGGAGCCTATGGGACGTGCTTGTGCACCTATCAAAAAGGCTGGAAGCGGATCCTTGCTGCATTGATCTCGTTGCTTGCACCGAGTGTCGCGATCGCCCTTCTGGTGCCGAGCCTAAGAGTTGGCGATGTGGTGGTACCGACGCTGGTTGGGTTTGCCTTCGGGCTGCTCACCGCAAAAAAGCGCCTCAATGGGAACACCGTTGCACTGACCAGTGCGGCGGCTGTCGCAATGCTCATTGGAAGTGACGCAGTTAGCTCTGCAGCCACCGGCACGACCCTATCCCAGAATATGGCCTCGTTGATCAATGAGGCTGTATCCGCAGCGAATGTGGGCGGGGACCCACAGATGCAGGCTATGGCTGACCGGGTCCGCGAGAGCTTGTCGCTCTACTGGCCGTTACTCTACGGTGTGGTTGCTGTGGTCTACGGATTCTGTGCTTGGTTGGGTGTCGTGATGTTCACACACTCGGTCACGTTTGGGTCTGAGTACAAGGTACAGTTCCGCACCTTTGAGGCACCGACGTGGATCCTCGCAATCATGGTTGTGGGGTTTGCGATCTACATTGCCCAGCGCAATGGGACGCAGATGCCTCGGGAGGTCGTCTTTATCGGCCTCAACCTGATGCAGGGCGCCCGCTTCTTTGTGGTGCTCCAGGGTTTGGCACTGACGGTGTGGTTCTTGGCATCGCACGGTGTCGGGAAGTTCGGTCAGGCGCTGGCTTTCATCTTTGGTATCCAGCTTGAGTATTCATTTTTCGTAATGAGTGTCTTCGGCTTTGTTGATGGACTTGCCCACTTTCGGGATTGGCCGAAAAAGGACAAATCCGATGGGCAAGCCTGA
- the rplI gene encoding 50S ribosomal protein L9: MKVILMGELRGKGGEGDIVDVAQGYAENYLFPNRMAQPATPGNIKQLEERRHNIAEREAKRIADANALKQTLDGKSVTVEARIGDDGQLFGSVTTSMIADAIKEQLNVEVDRKRIEHAAAIKTVGRHQITINLYRDIDAELTVLVGVDEKEPEEEAEASEADEGENAEAEKPAEEAAEAPAEQ, encoded by the coding sequence ATGAAAGTCATCCTTATGGGTGAGCTCAGGGGCAAGGGCGGCGAAGGCGATATCGTCGATGTCGCTCAGGGCTACGCAGAGAACTATCTGTTCCCGAACAGAATGGCCCAGCCGGCTACCCCTGGCAATATTAAGCAACTTGAGGAGCGCCGTCACAACATTGCAGAGCGCGAAGCAAAGCGTATTGCTGATGCTAACGCGCTCAAGCAGACGCTTGACGGCAAATCTGTTACCGTCGAGGCGAGAATCGGCGACGACGGGCAGCTGTTTGGCTCCGTCACTACCTCGATGATCGCTGACGCAATCAAAGAGCAGCTCAACGTCGAGGTCGACCGCAAGCGTATTGAGCATGCTGCCGCTATCAAGACAGTTGGCCGTCACCAGATCACCATCAACCTCTACCGCGATATCGACGCTGAGCTGACTGTGCTCGTGGGCGTTGACGAAAAGGAGCCCGAGGAAGAGGCCGAGGCCTCTGAGGCAGACGAGGGCGAGAACGCTGAGGCTGAGAAGCCGGCTGAGGAAGCTGCAGAAGCGCCTGCTGAGCAGTAA
- the dnaB gene encoding replicative DNA helicase: MPNPEDMPGIHDDAARLSQAGMPQDRAAEASVLSAMILSEDARQDALLDLTEDDFYVPSNRMIFWAIRDLFNEGEQADPVTLADYLKSKNQLQRAGGSAYLVELAGNSFSLASWRHHAEILKRDSTLRRLINAASNVTALAYDAPEDVQEVVDQSEKLILDATESDVKSEYSTMEQVMGELYNELGEMAKQDTKLLGVKTGYRGIDRQLLGLRPGQMIVIGARPGVGKTSFALNLAVNAAADGTSVALFSLEMSKAEIAQRLLAAQARIKLTDIRAGNIRDNQWEQVLQATQDLSQLDIMIDDTPGTTITEIRAKARRMLHGKEGNALVIIDYLQLVSPPSGGRRSDSRATEVSEMSRGIKIMAKDLHVPVVALSQLSRQVESRTGKTPQLSDLRESGAIEQDADIVILLDRSMTEEEAARNDRPDKNITNFIIAKNRSGPLGVVPLTFLGGSTKFVEVDQHHEP; this comes from the coding sequence ATGCCCAATCCAGAAGATATGCCGGGTATACACGATGATGCTGCACGCCTGTCGCAGGCTGGCATGCCTCAGGACCGGGCAGCAGAGGCCTCCGTGCTTTCGGCGATGATCCTCTCGGAAGACGCCCGTCAGGATGCGCTGCTCGATCTTACAGAGGACGATTTCTACGTGCCCTCGAACCGTATGATCTTCTGGGCAATCCGTGATCTCTTTAACGAAGGGGAGCAGGCTGACCCGGTTACCCTTGCCGATTACCTCAAATCCAAGAATCAGCTTCAGCGGGCCGGCGGAAGTGCCTATCTTGTCGAGTTGGCGGGTAACTCATTTTCCCTGGCCAGTTGGCGCCACCATGCGGAAATCCTCAAACGTGACAGCACGCTGAGGAGGCTGATCAACGCCGCTTCCAATGTGACGGCGCTCGCCTACGATGCGCCTGAAGACGTCCAGGAGGTGGTTGATCAATCAGAGAAGCTGATTCTGGATGCCACGGAGTCCGACGTTAAAAGTGAGTACTCCACCATGGAACAGGTGATGGGGGAACTCTACAACGAGTTGGGTGAGATGGCCAAGCAGGACACCAAGCTCCTCGGTGTCAAAACGGGTTATCGCGGGATCGACCGGCAGCTCTTGGGGCTGCGCCCCGGACAGATGATCGTAATCGGCGCACGCCCAGGCGTCGGCAAGACCTCGTTTGCCCTGAATCTGGCGGTCAATGCGGCGGCCGACGGCACGAGCGTCGCCCTCTTCTCACTCGAGATGAGTAAAGCCGAAATCGCGCAGCGTTTGCTAGCGGCTCAGGCGCGCATCAAGCTGACGGACATCCGCGCCGGCAATATCCGCGACAATCAGTGGGAACAGGTGCTGCAGGCGACGCAGGACCTCTCGCAGCTTGACATTATGATCGACGATACGCCGGGCACGACGATCACCGAGATCAGAGCCAAAGCGCGGCGTATGCTGCACGGTAAAGAGGGCAATGCGTTGGTCATCATTGACTACCTCCAGCTCGTTTCCCCGCCTTCGGGCGGCAGGCGCTCCGACAGCCGCGCCACCGAGGTCTCCGAGATGTCTCGCGGCATTAAGATCATGGCAAAGGATCTACATGTACCGGTGGTCGCGCTCTCGCAGCTCTCCCGTCAGGTGGAGTCGCGTACCGGTAAGACCCCGCAGCTCTCCGACCTGCGCGAGTCCGGCGCTATCGAGCAGGACGCCGATATCGTTATCCTTCTCGATCGGTCGATGACGGAGGAGGAGGCAGCCCGCAACGACCGCCCGGACAAAAACATTACGAACTTCATTATCGCGAAGAACCGTTCAGGCCCGCTCGGGGTGGTACCGCTGACCTTCCTGGGAGGCTCCACGAAGTTCGTGGAAGTCGACCAGCACCACGAGCCGTAG
- a CDS encoding adenylosuccinate synthase translates to MPASVLVGTQWGDEGKGKVTDLISGDFDVVCRYAGGANAGHTVIAGGHKLALHQVPSGVMYKGVYPVIGNGCIVDPEVLLNEMDMLEKQGISCEDLKISGNAHIVMPYHKDLDGAHEKKLGKNLIGTTKRGVGPCYMDKMNRTGLRMQDMLDGHIFREKLEAALAYTNPILEKVYGLPTYTVDQICETYLPYAERLKPYIIESSRFLNDQLDAGKNILFEGAQATMLDIDHGTYPFVTSSNCTAGGAVTGSGVGPTRISRVLGVAKAYLTRVGSGPFPTELFDETGDKLGEVGHEYGVTTGRKRRCGWYDSVVVNYAARVNGLTDLAITKLDVLGCLDEIKVCVAYECGGKTYHTVPEHQSVFYHAKPVYETLPGWKCDISNVRNFYQLPREAKDYIDFLEQLAGVRISIITVGPDREQTINRYWN, encoded by the coding sequence ATGCCAGCATCAGTGCTTGTCGGCACACAGTGGGGCGACGAAGGCAAGGGCAAGGTCACCGATCTAATCTCTGGGGATTTCGATGTAGTTTGCAGATACGCTGGAGGCGCTAACGCGGGCCATACGGTCATCGCGGGTGGCCACAAGCTCGCACTGCATCAGGTACCTTCGGGCGTCATGTACAAAGGCGTCTACCCGGTTATCGGCAACGGCTGCATTGTGGATCCTGAGGTCCTGCTCAACGAGATGGATATGCTCGAGAAGCAGGGTATCTCCTGCGAGGATCTGAAGATCTCCGGCAATGCCCATATCGTGATGCCCTATCACAAGGATCTGGACGGCGCACACGAGAAAAAGCTCGGCAAGAACCTGATCGGCACGACCAAACGCGGCGTCGGCCCCTGCTACATGGACAAGATGAACCGCACCGGTCTGCGTATGCAGGATATGCTCGATGGACACATCTTTCGTGAGAAGCTTGAGGCGGCGCTTGCCTACACCAATCCGATTCTAGAGAAGGTATACGGCCTGCCGACCTACACGGTCGATCAGATCTGTGAGACCTATCTGCCCTATGCGGAGCGCTTGAAGCCCTACATTATCGAGAGCTCCCGCTTCCTCAATGACCAGCTTGATGCCGGGAAGAACATCCTCTTCGAGGGTGCGCAGGCAACGATGCTCGATATCGACCACGGCACCTATCCGTTCGTGACGAGCTCCAACTGCACCGCCGGCGGCGCGGTGACCGGCTCTGGAGTAGGACCGACCCGCATCAGCCGTGTCTTGGGCGTCGCAAAGGCGTACCTCACCCGTGTCGGGTCAGGCCCCTTCCCGACGGAGCTCTTCGATGAGACGGGGGATAAGCTCGGTGAGGTCGGCCACGAGTACGGCGTGACGACCGGGCGAAAGCGTCGCTGCGGCTGGTACGACTCCGTCGTTGTCAACTATGCTGCTCGTGTCAACGGCTTAACCGATCTGGCGATCACCAAGCTCGACGTATTGGGCTGTCTGGATGAGATCAAGGTCTGCGTCGCCTACGAGTGCGGCGGAAAGACCTATCACACCGTCCCGGAGCACCAGAGCGTGTTCTACCATGCAAAGCCGGTCTATGAGACGCTGCCAGGTTGGAAATGCGACATCTCCAATGTGCGCAATTTCTACCAGCTGCCGCGTGAGGCCAAGGACTACATCGACTTTCTTGAGCAGCTTGCCGGCGTGAGGATCTCCATCATCACCGTTGGTCCGGATCGTGAGCAGACCATCAACCGTTACTGGAATTAA
- the purD gene encoding phosphoribosylamine--glycine ligase yields MASDTTLNILLLGSGGREHALLKKLAESPHAGKLYVAPGNGGMYDLAEKVELDIESPEAVAEFASDHDIGLVVIGPEAPLVEGVADAVRAKNIPVFGPDKAAARLEGSKRFAKEIMQRAGVPTAKYKSFTDEQACLDYVQSIGGPCVVKADGLAAGKGVVVAQTTEEALQGVKNCFAGQFGQAGYTVVIEEMLQGPECSLLALSDGKALVSLATSQDHKRAYDGDRGPNTGGMGVYSPVPILLPGELDQMVSMEQKVIDELRSEGIPYTGCLYGGFMLTKGGPKVLEFNARFGDPETQVVLPRMRGDLVEAFLACDKGTLSPDMVSWDNDWAVSVVLTSAGYPGHYEVGKRIYGVKDADAMDGVFVHHAGTALDDEGNLVTAGGRVLDVTALAPTFEDARNRAYEACDKIWFEGKTYRHDIGIKAIKGREQL; encoded by the coding sequence GTGGCGAGCGATACAACCCTCAATATTTTGCTGTTGGGCTCCGGTGGGCGTGAGCATGCGCTGCTGAAGAAACTGGCTGAATCCCCGCATGCAGGGAAGCTCTACGTGGCTCCCGGCAACGGAGGCATGTACGATCTGGCCGAAAAAGTGGAGCTCGATATTGAATCTCCTGAGGCTGTCGCTGAGTTTGCCTCTGACCACGATATCGGCCTTGTAGTAATCGGCCCGGAAGCCCCACTTGTGGAGGGCGTCGCAGACGCGGTCCGCGCAAAGAATATTCCGGTCTTTGGTCCCGATAAAGCCGCTGCCCGCCTGGAGGGTTCCAAGCGGTTCGCCAAGGAGATCATGCAGCGTGCAGGCGTGCCGACCGCGAAGTACAAGAGCTTCACTGATGAGCAGGCCTGCCTTGACTATGTGCAATCGATCGGCGGCCCCTGTGTCGTGAAGGCCGATGGCCTTGCGGCAGGCAAGGGCGTCGTGGTTGCCCAGACAACTGAAGAAGCCCTTCAGGGCGTCAAGAACTGCTTCGCGGGACAGTTTGGCCAGGCCGGCTACACGGTTGTTATCGAAGAGATGCTCCAGGGGCCTGAATGCTCGCTGCTGGCACTGAGCGACGGCAAGGCCTTAGTTTCGCTGGCGACGAGTCAAGATCACAAACGCGCATATGACGGGGATCGTGGCCCCAACACCGGCGGCATGGGCGTCTATTCCCCGGTACCGATTCTGTTGCCCGGCGAGCTCGACCAGATGGTTTCAATGGAGCAAAAGGTCATCGATGAGCTGAGAAGTGAGGGTATCCCCTATACAGGCTGCCTCTATGGCGGCTTCATGCTCACTAAAGGCGGACCTAAGGTCCTCGAGTTCAACGCGCGCTTCGGCGACCCTGAAACCCAAGTCGTGCTCCCACGCATGAGGGGCGACCTCGTTGAAGCCTTCCTGGCCTGCGACAAGGGAACTCTGAGCCCGGACATGGTGAGCTGGGACAACGATTGGGCTGTGAGCGTCGTCCTCACGAGTGCCGGCTATCCGGGACACTATGAGGTCGGAAAGCGTATCTACGGTGTGAAGGATGCCGACGCAATGGACGGCGTCTTCGTCCACCATGCGGGAACCGCGCTCGATGACGAGGGAAATCTCGTGACGGCTGGTGGCCGCGTCCTCGATGTCACCGCGCTTGCACCGACCTTTGAGGATGCCCGTAACCGCGCCTATGAGGCCTGCGACAAGATCTGGTTTGAAGGGAAGACCTATCGCCACGATATCGGTATCAAAGCGATCAAAGGAAGAGAACAGCTCTAA
- a CDS encoding NUDIX domain-containing protein, with product MGSNKELQENLPSQSDIDSARNEALDSLGRVTDAYTVDGERSHHDHTSGAPEKRDLVLGEDDPRDKGLEETINSEDVVYTGTLFNVDKLTVTLPNGSRGERDVVRHPGAVAVVALTDDGHICLVRQFRAALGRVTVEIPAGKLDPGEDPLDCAHRELREETGFTAKKMAYLTTIATSAGFADELIHIYMATGLSLARSDPDDDEFINVDLVDVSELVSAVLDGRIEDAKTVVGALICDSVLHRLTPDKQE from the coding sequence ATGGGATCAAACAAGGAGCTACAAGAGAACCTTCCTTCTCAATCTGATATAGATTCAGCGAGGAATGAGGCACTGGACTCGCTGGGCAGAGTGACCGATGCCTATACCGTCGATGGGGAACGGTCGCACCACGATCACACCTCGGGTGCCCCGGAGAAACGTGACCTGGTGTTGGGGGAAGATGACCCCCGTGACAAAGGCCTGGAAGAGACCATCAACTCCGAGGATGTCGTCTATACCGGCACGCTCTTCAATGTCGACAAACTGACAGTGACGCTGCCAAACGGATCGAGAGGGGAGCGCGATGTGGTCAGGCACCCCGGCGCCGTCGCCGTCGTCGCGCTGACGGATGACGGGCATATCTGCCTGGTCCGCCAGTTCAGGGCGGCTCTGGGACGGGTAACCGTGGAAATCCCCGCGGGCAAACTGGACCCCGGCGAGGATCCTCTGGACTGCGCGCACCGTGAGCTCAGAGAGGAAACCGGATTCACCGCAAAGAAGATGGCCTACCTGACCACTATCGCTACCTCTGCGGGTTTTGCGGATGAGCTGATCCACATCTATATGGCTACCGGTCTCAGCCTCGCACGGAGCGATCCGGACGACGATGAGTTTATCAACGTGGATCTGGTCGATGTGTCTGAGCTGGTAAGTGCGGTGCTCGACGGCAGAATCGAAGATGCAAAGACGGTGGTGGGTGCACTGATCTGCGATTCCGTCCTCCATCGGCTGACGCCTGACAAGCAGGAATAA
- the purE gene encoding 5-(carboxyamino)imidazole ribonucleotide mutase — protein sequence MAEKPLVGIIVGSKSDLPTMGACTQELEEFGVPYELEIASAHRAPLKVQKWATTAEERGLKVIIAAAGKAAHLGGVVAAYTTLPIIGVPQKTSDLGGMDSLLSMVQMPSGVPVACVAIGGAKNAAIYATQILGATMPEYREKIAAMKKKMAEA from the coding sequence ATGGCAGAAAAGCCGCTTGTCGGTATCATCGTAGGTTCCAAGTCAGATTTACCGACTATGGGAGCCTGCACCCAAGAGCTCGAAGAGTTCGGCGTCCCCTATGAGCTCGAGATCGCCTCAGCGCACCGCGCACCGCTGAAGGTGCAGAAGTGGGCGACGACCGCAGAGGAGCGGGGGCTCAAGGTCATTATCGCCGCAGCCGGCAAGGCGGCGCACTTGGGTGGCGTCGTGGCAGCCTATACGACGCTTCCGATCATCGGTGTTCCGCAGAAGACCTCTGATTTGGGTGGCATGGACTCACTTCTGTCTATGGTTCAGATGCCCTCCGGCGTGCCCGTTGCCTGTGTGGCAATCGGCGGTGCCAAGAATGCGGCTATCTATGCGACGCAGATTTTAGGTGCGACGATGCCTGAGTACCGTGAGAAGATCGCCGCTATGAAGAAAAAGATGGCTGAAGCTTAA
- a CDS encoding GatB/YqeY domain-containing protein — protein MTKEELLTEIKNSMKAHDKVRTSILRQVHQAIKQVEIDERRDATEDDIAAAVQKLQKVTGQEIDGLKRGGAKSHAKRIAELSKQADILGSLIHVLSGKELEDKIDTLIQQLGATTKHDMGKMMGVLNRETKGSFDKSAAAAYLNKKLS, from the coding sequence TTGACAAAGGAAGAACTCTTAACTGAGATCAAAAATTCAATGAAGGCGCACGATAAGGTCAGGACCTCGATCCTGCGCCAGGTGCATCAGGCTATTAAGCAAGTTGAGATCGATGAGCGCCGTGACGCCACTGAGGATGATATCGCTGCGGCGGTGCAGAAACTGCAGAAGGTGACTGGGCAGGAGATCGATGGCCTCAAGAGGGGCGGAGCTAAGAGCCATGCTAAGCGTATCGCTGAGCTCTCCAAGCAGGCAGATATCTTAGGTTCACTGATCCACGTACTTTCAGGAAAAGAACTCGAAGATAAGATTGATACCCTGATACAACAGCTCGGTGCCACGACGAAACACGACATGGGCAAAATGATGGGTGTGCTAAACAGGGAAACCAAGGGAAGCTTCGACAAATCTGCAGCTGCCGCGTATCTCAACAAGAAGCTTTCATAG